A single Arthrobacter dokdonellae DNA region contains:
- the mobF gene encoding MobF family relaxase gives MMTVHKLSAGDGYTYYTREVASADELRAAGRELGDYYTVDGNPPGQWGGGGITHLGVSGEVTEAQMAALYGQGLHPDAEAMLAAGKDLKDVRLGQRYRRYAQKNAELAGRITTALGDYERMNHTEPDADTRRKIRMKEGARYFREVNGRNPSDKEELGRFVTAETTPGSQAVAGYDLVFAPAKSASVLWAIGGDEARKEIEAAHQEAITEAMEFLEKEATYTRRGRNGVRQEDVDGGLVYTKFRHYDSRNGDPQLHDHVVVSNKVRGVDGKWSSLDGGLLYQFNVAASEFYNRAVMEKICARLGVGLIERKVAGKRPVTEIAGVDVAAIEAASSRREGIKPVLDELAAEFIDKHGYAPNAKQMIDLAQRATLATRPAKKEARQLAALVHEWMEDLGTIPGVVVGPAALEKARAHRHDARDQDGRDDNPWMVAHADEIDPAQEAVEVIATLERSRGVWGEHHIEAETRRRLGSRFGELPIPPALLEQVKARAIDQFSLRITPETPAENIGALRLKNGQSKYGKAHRALYTSSGILHSEDRLLTAAGRAVIPAATGESFDTALARQGTTFDAEQLRMAKEFACSDRLLLVGVGPAGAGKTTALRLAADTVREAGGHVIGLAPTAAAAAVMGTELGAKATTIDSFVLSHQVEDPRRVIPTPGDVIIIDEAGMVGTGLFAAAVTIADQYGAVVRALGDDQQLSAVGSGGALRLLKNTIGAVHLEDLHRFRNPDGTPNDAEAAATLALREPPSAGEDDPWTFYRENRRVVGGDAETMTSQAFQAWQKDTNAEKHSVMMAFDNATVTELNARAQTYRIATGALDTDGPSAILRDGLAARAGDVIVTRENNRRLSLNRGKDFVKNNDVWHVREVHDDGSLTVRHDQHGGIITLPSKYVREQTMLGYAATIHRTQGITCDTTHALISSTLPRALAYVAASRGRETNRLYGVLGEGETLEDVLVAVAASHDGNLTAHEQMDAARAQARALPQMSEVYRDIDAQANELRMANTAARILGEGVAGRFTGSDAWGAIATHLRAAEAEGFNLRNLLTESFADRELGSADDVGAVMAWRVENRLEHWRAQASQQGHRPLEAVSDTALARLERVAAGELMRAKANAGQEPGTETPARAELVRGWRAERKETPWQRRLHGHLSDDELVTRISAAEQKARTDTTINDPAAAGKARWRASSLQKEQALRELMHPEARADEAYQRGAVSNDRREGNAPRVQAAAQIHQRIRTEIEARRHLPTPVTATPTPDGLPAWIAPHDVLTHPDTPALWRQELAARRELMAAEATRLGAQLAAEPPAWAAPLGPVPSHIGHQEQWRQLAVEISTYRDSYRIPASESTPIPANHQGKGIGAQLAARVTAMHKYSAQTRKEPLAPADAGLMAEAAQVEALVKETPTPAEQVVDQLRQTRATEVQATLGPAQERAERAAALARKVRANWRPAGQNGPGPQENAEAVKEAMENIRARRAAEDTRRGQSRPEDDPAPRPDRGPGHTR, from the coding sequence ATGATGACCGTGCACAAGCTCAGTGCCGGCGACGGATACACGTACTACACCCGTGAGGTCGCCAGTGCTGATGAGCTGCGTGCGGCCGGGCGTGAGCTCGGTGACTACTACACCGTGGACGGCAACCCTCCCGGCCAGTGGGGCGGCGGAGGGATCACCCATTTGGGTGTCTCCGGTGAGGTCACCGAGGCCCAAATGGCCGCCCTCTACGGGCAGGGCCTGCACCCCGACGCGGAGGCCATGCTGGCCGCCGGAAAGGACCTCAAGGACGTCCGACTGGGCCAGCGCTACCGCCGCTACGCACAAAAGAATGCTGAGCTGGCCGGGCGGATCACCACCGCTCTGGGCGACTACGAACGCATGAACCACACGGAACCTGACGCCGACACCCGCCGCAAGATCCGCATGAAGGAAGGCGCCCGGTACTTCCGTGAAGTGAACGGCCGCAACCCCAGCGACAAAGAAGAGCTGGGCCGTTTCGTCACCGCCGAAACCACACCCGGCTCCCAGGCCGTCGCCGGCTACGACCTGGTGTTCGCCCCGGCCAAATCGGCCTCCGTGCTGTGGGCCATCGGCGGAGACGAGGCCCGGAAGGAGATTGAAGCCGCCCACCAGGAAGCCATCACCGAGGCCATGGAGTTCCTGGAAAAGGAGGCGACCTACACCCGACGCGGACGCAACGGCGTCCGCCAGGAAGACGTTGACGGCGGCCTGGTCTACACCAAGTTCCGCCACTACGACTCCCGCAATGGAGACCCTCAATTGCATGATCATGTGGTGGTCTCCAACAAGGTCCGCGGCGTCGACGGGAAGTGGTCCAGCCTCGACGGCGGGCTGTTGTACCAGTTCAACGTGGCCGCGTCCGAGTTCTACAACCGCGCCGTCATGGAAAAGATCTGCGCCCGGCTCGGTGTCGGCCTGATTGAACGCAAGGTGGCGGGAAAACGACCCGTGACCGAGATCGCGGGCGTGGACGTGGCCGCCATCGAGGCGGCCTCCTCCCGTCGCGAAGGCATCAAACCGGTCCTGGATGAACTCGCCGCCGAGTTCATCGACAAGCACGGCTACGCCCCCAACGCCAAGCAGATGATCGACCTGGCCCAGCGCGCCACCCTGGCCACCCGTCCGGCCAAAAAGGAAGCCCGCCAACTGGCCGCCCTGGTCCATGAATGGATGGAAGACCTCGGAACGATTCCCGGAGTGGTGGTCGGGCCCGCCGCCCTCGAGAAGGCCCGGGCACACCGACACGACGCCCGCGACCAGGACGGCAGGGACGATAACCCGTGGATGGTTGCGCACGCCGATGAGATCGACCCCGCCCAGGAGGCAGTGGAGGTGATCGCGACGCTGGAGCGCAGCCGCGGCGTGTGGGGAGAGCACCACATTGAAGCCGAAACCCGGCGCCGGCTCGGCTCACGCTTCGGCGAACTGCCGATCCCGCCAGCCCTGTTGGAGCAGGTCAAGGCCCGTGCCATCGACCAGTTCTCCCTGCGCATCACCCCCGAAACACCCGCCGAAAACATCGGCGCCCTGCGCCTGAAGAACGGGCAAAGCAAGTACGGGAAAGCCCACCGGGCCCTCTACACCTCCTCCGGAATCCTGCACAGCGAGGACCGTCTTCTCACGGCCGCCGGCCGCGCCGTGATCCCTGCGGCCACCGGTGAATCCTTCGACACAGCCCTGGCCCGGCAGGGCACAACGTTCGATGCCGAGCAGCTGCGCATGGCAAAGGAATTTGCGTGCAGCGACCGGCTGCTTCTGGTCGGTGTCGGCCCCGCCGGGGCGGGGAAAACGACAGCTCTAAGGCTGGCCGCCGATACCGTCCGGGAAGCCGGCGGGCACGTGATCGGCCTCGCGCCCACGGCCGCGGCCGCCGCCGTCATGGGCACCGAACTGGGGGCGAAGGCCACCACCATCGACTCCTTCGTCCTCAGCCACCAGGTGGAGGATCCGCGCCGGGTCATCCCGACGCCAGGGGATGTCATCATCATCGACGAGGCCGGCATGGTGGGCACCGGGCTGTTCGCCGCGGCCGTCACCATCGCGGACCAATACGGTGCAGTCGTCCGCGCCCTGGGCGATGACCAGCAGCTCTCCGCTGTTGGATCGGGAGGGGCGCTGCGGCTGTTGAAGAACACCATCGGGGCCGTGCACCTGGAAGACCTGCACCGCTTCCGCAACCCGGACGGCACCCCCAACGACGCCGAAGCGGCCGCCACCCTGGCCCTGCGGGAACCCCCGAGCGCCGGTGAGGATGACCCCTGGACGTTCTACCGGGAAAACCGGCGCGTCGTCGGCGGCGACGCCGAAACCATGACCTCACAGGCCTTCCAGGCGTGGCAGAAGGACACCAACGCCGAGAAACACTCGGTCATGATGGCCTTCGACAACGCCACCGTGACGGAACTGAACGCCCGCGCCCAGACCTACCGGATCGCCACCGGAGCCCTGGACACTGACGGGCCGTCCGCAATACTCCGGGACGGGCTGGCCGCCCGCGCCGGCGACGTCATCGTGACCCGCGAGAACAACCGGCGGCTGAGCCTGAACCGCGGCAAGGACTTCGTCAAAAACAACGACGTCTGGCACGTCCGCGAAGTCCACGACGACGGGTCCCTGACCGTCCGCCACGACCAGCACGGCGGAATCATCACCCTCCCGTCCAAGTACGTGCGTGAGCAGACGATGCTCGGCTACGCCGCCACCATCCACCGCACCCAAGGCATCACCTGCGACACCACCCACGCCCTGATCAGCTCCACACTCCCGCGCGCCCTGGCCTACGTCGCAGCCTCCCGCGGGCGCGAAACCAACCGGCTGTACGGCGTGCTGGGCGAAGGGGAAACCCTCGAGGACGTGCTGGTGGCCGTCGCCGCCAGCCATGACGGAAACCTCACCGCCCACGAACAGATGGACGCCGCCCGCGCCCAGGCACGCGCCCTGCCCCAGATGTCCGAGGTGTACCGGGACATCGACGCCCAGGCGAACGAACTGCGCATGGCCAACACTGCCGCCCGCATCCTCGGCGAAGGAGTGGCCGGGCGGTTTACTGGCTCCGACGCGTGGGGGGCCATCGCCACCCACCTGCGTGCCGCCGAGGCCGAAGGCTTCAACCTGAGAAACCTGCTCACCGAATCCTTCGCCGACCGTGAGCTCGGGTCAGCCGATGACGTTGGCGCCGTCATGGCCTGGCGGGTAGAGAACCGGCTGGAGCACTGGCGTGCCCAAGCCAGCCAGCAGGGGCACCGCCCCCTTGAAGCAGTGAGCGATACGGCCCTGGCCCGGCTCGAACGTGTCGCCGCCGGGGAACTGATGCGCGCCAAGGCCAATGCCGGACAGGAGCCAGGGACCGAGACGCCGGCTCGGGCGGAGCTGGTGCGCGGCTGGCGGGCCGAGCGGAAGGAAACGCCCTGGCAGCGGCGCCTCCACGGCCACCTCAGTGACGACGAGCTGGTCACCAGGATCAGTGCCGCGGAGCAGAAGGCCCGCACCGATACGACCATCAACGACCCCGCGGCCGCGGGCAAGGCCCGCTGGCGGGCCTCCTCCCTGCAGAAGGAACAAGCACTGCGGGAATTGATGCACCCGGAGGCCCGTGCGGATGAGGCCTACCAGCGCGGGGCCGTGTCCAACGACCGGCGGGAAGGGAACGCTCCCCGGGTCCAGGCCGCGGCCCAGATCCACCAGCGGATCCGCACCGAAATCGAGGCCCGCCGGCACCTGCCAACACCGGTGACCGCGACTCCGACCCCGGACGGGCTGCCAGCCTGGATCGCCCCCCACGACGTCCTGACCCACCCGGACACGCCGGCCCTCTGGCGGCAGGAACTGGCAGCCCGGCGCGAGCTGATGGCCGCCGAGGCAACACGGCTCGGCGCGCAGCTCGCCGCGGAACCCCCGGCCTGGGCTGCACCCCTGGGGCCCGTGCCCTCCCATATCGGTCATCAGGAGCAGTGGCGTCAGCTCGCCGTGGAAATCTCCACCTACCGGGACAGTTACCGGATCCCGGCCAGCGAGAGCACACCCATCCCCGCCAACCACCAGGGCAAAGGAATCGGCGCCCAACTGGCCGCCCGGGTCACGGCCATGCACAAGTACAGCGCCCAAACCCGCAAGGAACCACTCGCACCGGCCGACGCCGGGCTCATGGCCGAGGCCGCCCAGGTCGAAGCACTGGTGAAGGAAACCCCCACGCCGGCCGAACAGGTCGTGGACCAGCTGCGCCAGACACGAGCCACCGAGGTGCAGGCCACGTTGGGCCCTGCCCAGGAACGTGCCGAGAGGGCAGCGGCCCTGGCACGGAAGGTGCGCGCGAACTGGCGCCCCGCCGGGCAGAACGGGCCAGGCCCGCAGGAGAACGCCGAAGCAGTCAAGGAAGCCATGGAGAACATCCGGGCCCGTCGGGCCGCAGAAGACACACGGCGCGGACAATCCCGGCCCGAGGACGACCCGGCGCCGCGGCCCGACCGCGGCCCCGGCCACACCCGGTAG
- a CDS encoding CsbD family protein — translation MGLGDKIKHAAEKAGGKGKETAGEATDNDRLKAEGKADQVKADMKKAGDKVRDAFKKH, via the coding sequence ATGGGTTTGGGTGACAAGATCAAGCACGCCGCCGAGAAGGCCGGCGGCAAGGGCAAGGAAACCGCCGGCGAAGCGACCGACAACGACCGGTTGAAAGCTGAAGGCAAAGCAGACCAGGTCAAGGCCGACATGAAGAAAGCCGGGGATAAAGTCAGGGACGCCTTCAAGAAGCACTGA
- a CDS encoding cold shock domain-containing protein: protein MGRESHACLAPGFIATDDGSADVFAHYTAITSDGYWSLDENQKARFEIVQGSKGPQAENIRPLGPRFRPGGHC from the coding sequence ATGGGCCGGGAGTCCCATGCATGTCTCGCGCCTGGCTTCATCGCCACCGATGACGGGTCCGCCGACGTCTTCGCCCATTACACTGCCATCACCAGCGACGGCTACTGGTCCCTGGATGAGAACCAGAAGGCCCGGTTCGAGATTGTCCAAGGCTCCAAAGGCCCGCAGGCAGAAAACATCCGCCCACTGGGACCGAGATTCCGCCCTGGCGGCCATTGTTGA
- a CDS encoding DUF4192 domain-containing protein, with translation MNDKIKISSGAGIIAMVLHTLGYMPAESLVILGMAGNRMRATLRIDLPRPGVGNETIATVATTHMLNDVEADGSLFIVFTAETGTGAQPREALVEALMRELDKGGVPARDGWLVGPEGWMSYLDLDAQMRPLAEVTDSVANAELTFRGSSYAPTATATIPEFTGDAPAAAARIAALVPEEMTDAFDTEAGPMATARATWQTAINTCGRGTDNTALIAAFQDVMIRDRLMADILDASTSAEDYANALMGDLTEAPNWRRVDAAEATLSQLLTETPEAYRAPLLAVTGWIHWLKGRGTIASQYYTAALQEDRGYRLAELLDRLAAAGYVAPVAKGEATSYKPE, from the coding sequence ATGAACGACAAGATCAAGATTTCCAGCGGTGCAGGCATCATTGCCATGGTCCTGCACACGCTGGGCTACATGCCCGCCGAGTCGCTGGTCATCCTCGGCATGGCAGGCAACCGCATGCGCGCCACGCTCCGCATCGACCTGCCCCGCCCCGGGGTAGGAAACGAGACCATCGCCACGGTGGCCACCACCCACATGCTCAACGATGTTGAAGCCGACGGCTCGCTGTTCATCGTCTTCACCGCCGAGACCGGCACCGGCGCCCAGCCCCGCGAAGCATTGGTGGAAGCGCTCATGCGCGAGCTCGACAAGGGCGGCGTCCCCGCCCGTGACGGATGGCTCGTCGGCCCCGAGGGATGGATGAGCTACCTCGACCTTGACGCGCAGATGCGACCGCTGGCGGAGGTCACGGACAGCGTCGCCAACGCGGAACTGACGTTCCGCGGCTCCAGCTACGCGCCCACGGCCACGGCCACCATCCCCGAGTTCACCGGCGACGCACCGGCCGCGGCCGCCCGCATCGCCGCGCTGGTCCCCGAGGAGATGACCGACGCGTTCGACACCGAGGCAGGGCCGATGGCCACCGCCCGGGCCACATGGCAAACCGCGATCAACACCTGCGGCCGCGGAACCGACAACACGGCGTTGATCGCAGCCTTCCAAGACGTCATGATTCGTGACCGCCTCATGGCTGACATCCTCGATGCCTCCACCAGCGCCGAGGACTACGCCAACGCCCTGATGGGCGACCTGACCGAAGCCCCGAACTGGCGCCGCGTCGACGCGGCCGAGGCGACGCTGTCCCAACTGCTCACCGAAACCCCGGAAGCCTACCGGGCCCCGCTGCTGGCCGTGACAGGGTGGATTCACTGGCTCAAGGGACGGGGAACAATCGCCAGCCAGTACTACACAGCCGCCCTGCAGGAAGACCGCGGGTACCGGCTGGCCGAGCTCCTCGACCGGCTCGCGGCCGCCGGGTACGTCGCCCCCGTAGCGAAGGGCGAGGCCACCAGCTACAAGCCGGAATAG
- a CDS encoding LapA family protein, translating to MTEERNPQESTPPQLTGGPARPTTNSVVTRASMMWVATAAGLLVLVLLIIFILQNQESVTLHYFGLNGTVSIGVGLFIGAVGGGIIVAIAGTVRIIQLRTRVRRNKPRP from the coding sequence ATGACTGAGGAGAGGAACCCCCAGGAAAGTACCCCGCCGCAACTCACCGGCGGCCCGGCACGACCCACGACCAACAGCGTCGTGACGCGTGCGAGCATGATGTGGGTGGCGACGGCCGCGGGCCTGCTGGTTCTGGTGCTCCTGATCATCTTTATCCTGCAGAACCAGGAATCCGTCACGCTGCACTACTTCGGACTCAACGGCACCGTGTCAATTGGCGTGGGACTGTTCATTGGAGCGGTAGGCGGCGGCATCATCGTCGCCATTGCCGGCACGGTTCGAATCATCCAGCTGCGCACCCGGGTCCGCCGCAACAAGCCCAGGCCCTGA